In Devosia sp. XK-2, one DNA window encodes the following:
- the truB gene encoding tRNA pseudouridine(55) synthase TruB, protein MSQPKSKKRAISGWVVLNKPYDFTSTQAVGKVRWLLSAAKAGHAGTLDPLATGILPIALGEATKAVPQVQDGTKIYRFSIGWGKATTTDDTEGAVIATSDVRPEQVALEAVLPRFTGTILQRPPAFSAIKVDGERAYDLARAGETVELAARPVDIEAIDLVSHGSDESVLEVTCGKGTYVRALARDIAEALGTVGHVTKLHRAAVGPFTDADAITIEELEAAEAGVARDALLRPVAAGLSDIAEIRLDAGQANAVSHGNPVLLTGAHAPVSLDECWVSFKGKVLATGHVAFGQFKPGRVFNL, encoded by the coding sequence TTGAGCCAGCCAAAATCCAAAAAGCGCGCCATCTCGGGATGGGTCGTGCTCAACAAGCCATATGATTTCACCTCGACCCAGGCGGTGGGCAAGGTGCGCTGGTTGCTCTCGGCCGCCAAGGCGGGCCATGCCGGTACGCTTGATCCGCTAGCCACCGGCATTCTGCCCATTGCCCTGGGCGAAGCTACCAAGGCTGTGCCACAGGTGCAGGATGGCACCAAGATCTACCGGTTTTCCATCGGCTGGGGCAAAGCCACAACGACCGACGACACCGAAGGCGCGGTGATTGCCACCTCCGATGTCCGGCCCGAGCAGGTAGCGCTCGAGGCGGTGCTGCCGCGCTTTACGGGCACCATTTTGCAGCGCCCCCCTGCCTTTTCGGCCATCAAGGTGGATGGCGAGCGCGCCTATGATCTGGCGCGGGCCGGCGAAACCGTCGAACTGGCCGCACGGCCGGTGGATATCGAGGCCATCGACCTGGTGTCGCATGGCAGCGATGAAAGCGTCCTGGAAGTGACCTGCGGCAAGGGCACCTATGTGCGGGCGCTGGCGCGCGACATTGCCGAGGCGCTGGGCACGGTGGGGCATGTCACCAAATTGCATCGTGCGGCCGTCGGTCCGTTCACCGATGCGGATGCGATAACCATTGAAGAGCTGGAGGCGGCCGAGGCCGGCGTGGCGCGCGACGCCCTGCTCAGGCCGGTTGCTGCCGGTCTCAGCGATATTGCCGAAATCCGGCTCGATGCCGGCCAGGCCAATGCGGTCAGCCACGGCAATCCAGTGCTGCTGACCGGCGCCCATGCCCCGGTCTCGCTGGATGAATGCTGGGTGAGCTTCAAGGGCAAGGTGCTGGCCACCGGCCATGTGGCATTCGGCCAGTTCAAGCCGGGCCGGGTGTTCAATCTTTAG
- a CDS encoding aldo/keto reductase, translating to MPETITLWDGRSIPRLGMGCWPIGGKQMGGGISFAYAGVEDGQSLRALEVADEMGAKLYDTASAYGFGHSEKLLGQVFGERDDIVVVTKFGFRGDYETREGLPVDLSAAGIAQSIEESRRNLRRDRLDMVLLHIGDLPLDEARVAFDTLDILMQQGRLASYGWCTDDLSRIGGVVDRPGFESVEIGLNLFQPNAELVRRTAEMGLTALIRSPLAMGLLGGHYQDGQRTAPGDVRRENLDWVPFFADGKAHPDYAARLAAVRDLLCVEGRSIAQGALGWVLAQGNHILPIPGFKTEAQVRDNLGALEKGLLPPAVMAEIEAVLDAEAESA from the coding sequence ATGCCTGAGACAATCACCCTCTGGGACGGCCGCAGCATACCCCGCCTGGGCATGGGATGCTGGCCGATCGGCGGCAAGCAGATGGGCGGCGGCATTTCCTTTGCCTATGCCGGTGTCGAGGATGGGCAGTCCTTGCGCGCGCTTGAGGTCGCCGATGAAATGGGCGCCAAACTCTACGATACCGCCTCGGCCTATGGCTTCGGTCATTCCGAAAAGCTTTTGGGGCAGGTGTTCGGGGAGCGAGACGACATCGTGGTTGTCACCAAGTTCGGCTTTCGTGGCGACTATGAGACGCGGGAGGGCCTGCCGGTGGACCTGTCCGCGGCGGGCATTGCCCAATCGATCGAGGAGTCGCGACGCAATCTCAGGCGAGACCGGCTCGACATGGTCCTGCTCCATATTGGCGACCTGCCGCTGGACGAGGCGCGCGTCGCCTTCGATACACTCGACATTCTCATGCAACAGGGGCGTCTGGCCAGCTATGGCTGGTGCACGGACGACCTGTCCCGCATTGGCGGCGTGGTCGACCGGCCGGGCTTTGAAAGCGTGGAAATAGGGCTCAACCTGTTTCAGCCCAATGCTGAACTGGTGCGCCGGACCGCGGAAATGGGGCTGACCGCCTTGATCCGTTCGCCCCTGGCCATGGGCCTTTTGGGTGGGCACTATCAGGACGGGCAGCGCACGGCGCCAGGCGATGTGCGCCGGGAAAATCTCGACTGGGTGCCGTTCTTTGCCGATGGCAAGGCGCATCCCGACTATGCCGCCAGGCTCGCCGCCGTCCGGGATTTGTTGTGCGTCGAAGGCCGCAGCATCGCCCAAGGCGCCCTGGGCTGGGTGTTGGCGCAGGGCAACCATATCCTGCCCATTCCCGGCTTCAAGACCGAGGCGCAGGTGCGTGACAATCTGGGCGCACTGGAAAAGGGCCTGCTGCCGCCCGCGGTGATGGCGGAAATCGAGGCGGTGCTGGATGCCGAGGCCGAAAGTGCCTGA
- a CDS encoding MmcB family DNA repair protein, protein MADLPPIVDLRQSATALRVQRGVMRMLRERHDMACYAEVPLANGRRADVLAVGPKGEIWIVEIKSSLIDFQVDRKWPEYREFSDKFFFAKPPELDAEIFPESEGLIVADGHDGAILRDSPDTPLAPARRKALMLKLARMGADRIHVLMDPGPRA, encoded by the coding sequence ATGGCTGATCTGCCGCCAATCGTCGACCTTCGCCAATCGGCCACCGCGCTGCGTGTTCAGCGCGGGGTCATGCGCATGCTGCGCGAACGGCACGACATGGCCTGCTATGCCGAAGTGCCCCTGGCCAATGGCCGCCGGGCCGATGTGCTGGCGGTCGGTCCCAAGGGCGAAATCTGGATCGTCGAGATCAAATCGAGCCTCATTGATTTCCAGGTCGACCGGAAATGGCCCGAATATCGCGAATTTTCCGACAAGTTCTTTTTCGCCAAGCCGCCCGAACTGGATGCCGAAATCTTTCCCGAGAGCGAGGGGCTGATCGTGGCCGACGGGCATGACGGCGCCATCCTGCGCGACAGCCCCGACACCCCACTCGCCCCCGCCCGCCGCAAGGCGCTCATGCTCAAGCTTGCCCGCATGGGCGCCGACCGCATCCATGTGTTGATGGATCCGGGCCCGAGGGCGTGA
- a CDS encoding LysR family transcriptional regulator — protein MDFSWDDLRLFLDVARLGGLSAATQVTGLSAATLGRRVTALERQLGEPLFVRSQTGYTLTPSGEELLMRAEEVEAAMLSLRRWKDGAIGERVVRVSAGPWTSAFLARHIGQIWTASDRFGLELVTASHKVDIGRRHADIGIRNARPTEQWLAGRLVGKVAYGLYARPELISGVAAGYFVGVAGESSQTQSARWLHARHGDRIATRGNDAMSVLELVAAGAGISIFPCFVGDSDPRIDRMAGTIPELETEQWLVCHHEERHAPAVRAVTERIATLMREFGPLFRGETVID, from the coding sequence ATGGATTTCTCCTGGGACGATTTGCGGCTCTTTCTCGACGTGGCGCGGCTCGGCGGTCTGAGCGCGGCGACACAGGTGACCGGCCTGTCGGCCGCCACTCTGGGCCGACGGGTCACCGCGCTGGAGCGCCAATTGGGCGAACCGCTTTTTGTGCGCAGCCAGACCGGCTACACCCTGACCCCGTCGGGGGAAGAATTGCTGATGCGCGCCGAGGAGGTCGAAGCGGCCATGCTTTCGCTCCGGCGCTGGAAGGATGGCGCAATCGGCGAGCGGGTGGTGCGCGTCTCGGCGGGGCCCTGGACCTCGGCCTTTCTCGCGCGCCATATCGGCCAGATATGGACCGCCTCGGATCGTTTCGGGCTCGAATTGGTGACCGCCAGCCACAAGGTCGATATCGGACGCCGCCATGCCGATATCGGCATCCGCAATGCCCGCCCCACAGAGCAATGGCTGGCGGGGCGCCTGGTGGGCAAGGTGGCCTATGGGCTCTATGCCCGCCCCGAACTGATCAGCGGCGTGGCCGCTGGCTATTTTGTCGGTGTGGCCGGGGAAAGCAGCCAGACGCAATCCGCCCGCTGGCTGCATGCCCGCCATGGCGACCGCATCGCCACCCGCGGCAATGATGCCATGAGCGTGCTCGAGCTGGTGGCCGCCGGCGCGGGTATCTCGATCTTCCCTTGTTTCGTCGGCGATAGCGATCCGCGGATCGACCGTATGGCGGGTACCATCCCCGAGCTGGAGACCGAGCAATGGCTGGTCTGCCACCATGAGGAGCGTCATGCGCCGGCCGTGCGCGCCGTCACCGAGCGAATCGCCACCTTGATGCGCGAATTCGGCCCATTGTTCCGCGGCGAAACTGTTATTGACTAA
- a CDS encoding septal ring lytic transglycosylase RlpA family protein: MTKHTVIAAASAAALLVLSSSAAYAQCGGASWYGPGFNGKMAASGEIFDQNAMTAAHRTLPFGTKVEVTDQSTGKSVEVTINDRGPFHGKRIIDLSKGAAAALGFQNKGVTSVCIAQK; the protein is encoded by the coding sequence TTGACTAAGCATACCGTAATCGCCGCCGCATCGGCTGCAGCCCTTCTCGTCCTCTCCTCCTCTGCAGCCTATGCCCAATGTGGCGGCGCTTCCTGGTACGGCCCCGGATTTAACGGCAAGATGGCCGCCTCCGGAGAAATCTTCGACCAGAATGCCATGACCGCGGCGCACCGGACCCTCCCCTTCGGGACCAAGGTCGAAGTGACCGACCAGTCCACCGGAAAATCGGTGGAAGTAACCATCAACGACCGTGGCCCCTTCCACGGCAAGCGCATTATCGACCTGTCCAAAGGCGCCGCCGCCGCTCTGGGCTTCCAGAACAAGGGCGTCACCTCGGTCTGCATCGCGCAGAAGTAA
- a CDS encoding DUF1127 domain-containing protein, whose translation MFEPITRRLYAWHMRNFTRRKLSMLDDRLLTDLGIERDCIKDYVARIEMEGPGK comes from the coding sequence ATGTTCGAACCCATTACCCGCCGGCTCTATGCCTGGCACATGCGCAATTTCACCCGTCGCAAGCTGTCCATGCTCGATGACCGGCTACTGACCGATCTGGGGATCGAGCGCGATTGCATCAAAGATTATGTCGCCCGCATTGAGATGGAAGGACCAGGCAAATGA
- a CDS encoding MFS transporter: protein MRFGLALPPQIKVFGAFFVYSFCMGSMFPRLPDIQQAMGVGEGQLGLALIGSALGTLISLTFAGRFIEAFGYRRVLLAAIPLLAVLYAAAVWANGPLAFFVALVPVGLTIGCIEIIINIEADRVEHAIGRRIMSRAHAFWSLGFFSSGMVGAFIAQTGLSPQLHLMIMIPVVLLATLTVLGQFQPAAHRAGSSTDETPRLAKPTPAIMALVAVCLSAMLMEGAGIDWSAIYMRNIFSAEPFWAGFAVAVVAGSQAFARFFADGFVDRLGPVLVARILLTILGGGVLLAFFAPSAFLAYCGFAMIGIGSSALFPLAMSAAAQQTDRPAAINVAALAQFSFTAFLLGPPLLGFIAEHFGIQWTFGVGFPLVLLGLATAHVLAPRPIIKTVTP, encoded by the coding sequence ATGCGATTCGGCCTTGCGCTGCCGCCCCAGATCAAGGTCTTCGGGGCCTTCTTTGTTTATTCGTTCTGCATGGGCTCCATGTTCCCCCGCCTGCCCGATATTCAGCAGGCCATGGGCGTGGGCGAGGGGCAATTGGGTCTGGCCCTGATCGGCTCCGCCCTGGGCACTCTGATTTCCCTGACCTTTGCCGGGCGCTTCATTGAGGCTTTCGGCTATCGCCGCGTCCTTCTGGCGGCCATACCCTTGCTCGCCGTGCTCTACGCGGCCGCTGTGTGGGCCAATGGCCCGCTGGCCTTTTTCGTGGCTCTGGTTCCGGTGGGGCTGACCATCGGCTGCATCGAGATCATCATCAATATCGAGGCCGACCGGGTCGAGCATGCCATTGGTCGGCGCATCATGAGCCGTGCCCACGCCTTCTGGAGCCTGGGTTTCTTCTCGTCCGGCATGGTCGGTGCCTTCATCGCCCAGACCGGCCTCAGCCCGCAATTGCACCTGATGATCATGATCCCCGTGGTGCTGCTCGCAACACTGACCGTTCTCGGCCAGTTCCAGCCGGCGGCCCATCGCGCCGGCTCCAGCACCGATGAAACGCCGCGCCTCGCCAAGCCCACCCCGGCCATTATGGCGCTGGTTGCCGTGTGCCTCTCGGCCATGTTGATGGAGGGTGCGGGCATCGACTGGTCGGCCATTTATATGCGCAACATTTTTTCGGCAGAGCCCTTCTGGGCCGGCTTTGCCGTGGCCGTCGTTGCCGGGTCCCAGGCCTTTGCGCGCTTCTTTGCCGATGGCTTTGTCGACCGCTTAGGGCCGGTTCTGGTGGCGCGCATTCTGCTCACCATTCTGGGCGGCGGGGTGCTGCTGGCCTTTTTCGCGCCGTCGGCTTTTCTGGCCTATTGCGGCTTCGCCATGATCGGCATCGGCTCGAGTGCCCTGTTCCCGCTGGCCATGTCGGCGGCCGCCCAGCAGACCGATCGCCCGGCGGCCATCAATGTTGCGGCCCTGGCGCAATTCTCCTTCACCGCCTTCCTGCTCGGCCCGCCCCTTCTGGGCTTCATTGCCGAGCATTTCGGCATTCAGTGGACCTTTGGCGTCGGCTTCCCGCTGGTCCTGCTAGGCTTGGCAACGGCGCATGTGCTGGCCCCGCGCCCCATTATCAAGACGGTGACACCATGA
- a CDS encoding MFS transporter: MTIAPQHRIYACFFFFAVTTGALMARLPDIQTHLGVSEGQLGLTMIGMSIGSLISLTVGAPVIERFGFRITAFVTTLGPAILLAVIPWLDTAPAVFAVLFATGLLSGAFEINLNVEIDRLEAQSGKRYMNRAHGFWSVGFFFTALFGAMIRQSGLPASWHLAIIAVLIVLIGGWLTLGATNAPRRPGEHQGEGSHSFAFPTIGLLPLCLIGFAAFLVEGAGIDWSSIYMRDVFAVEPIVGGMGLTLFAFCMAVMRLSADPIVARYGPRQVAMVMLSFASLGALLVGIAPTPTLALIGFALMGAGCSAVYPLAVSAAAQRTDRPSAVNVAAIGQVSFVVFFLAPPLLGFVAEFIDIRASYLVCLPLLLAGLWASSFALGSKKLDTPPGMPAEPLGPNG; this comes from the coding sequence ATGACCATTGCGCCTCAACACCGCATCTATGCGTGTTTCTTCTTCTTTGCCGTCACCACGGGCGCATTGATGGCGCGCCTGCCCGATATCCAGACGCATCTTGGGGTCTCCGAGGGCCAGCTTGGCCTCACCATGATCGGCATGTCCATCGGCTCGCTGATCTCGCTCACCGTTGGTGCGCCGGTCATCGAACGCTTCGGTTTCCGCATCACGGCCTTTGTCACCACGCTTGGCCCGGCCATTCTGCTCGCGGTCATCCCCTGGCTGGACACCGCCCCGGCGGTCTTTGCCGTGCTTTTTGCCACCGGTCTTCTCTCCGGCGCTTTCGAGATCAATCTCAATGTCGAGATCGACCGGCTCGAGGCCCAGTCCGGCAAGCGCTATATGAACCGGGCGCATGGCTTCTGGAGCGTCGGCTTTTTCTTCACCGCGCTTTTCGGCGCCATGATCCGCCAATCCGGTCTGCCGGCAAGCTGGCACCTGGCCATCATCGCCGTGCTGATCGTCTTGATCGGCGGATGGCTGACGCTAGGCGCCACCAATGCACCCAGGCGGCCGGGCGAACATCAGGGCGAAGGGAGCCACAGCTTCGCCTTCCCCACCATTGGTCTCCTGCCGCTTTGCCTGATTGGTTTTGCCGCTTTCCTGGTGGAAGGCGCTGGCATCGACTGGTCTTCGATCTATATGCGTGACGTTTTCGCCGTTGAGCCGATTGTGGGCGGCATGGGGCTGACGCTTTTTGCCTTCTGCATGGCGGTGATGCGCCTCTCGGCCGATCCCATCGTTGCCCGCTATGGGCCGCGTCAGGTCGCCATGGTCATGCTCAGCTTTGCCAGCCTTGGCGCCCTCCTGGTCGGCATCGCCCCGACGCCCACCCTCGCCCTGATCGGTTTTGCGCTGATGGGGGCAGGCTGTTCGGCGGTCTATCCGCTGGCCGTTTCCGCCGCGGCCCAACGCACCGACCGCCCCTCGGCAGTCAATGTGGCGGCCATCGGCCAGGTCAGCTTCGTGGTTTTTTTCCTGGCGCCGCCATTGCTCGGCTTCGTTGCCGAATTTATCGATATCCGCGCCTCCTATCTGGTTTGTCTGCCCCTGCTGCTGGCCGGCCTGTGGGCATCGAGCTTTGCACTGGGGAGCAAAAAGCTCGATACTCCTCCCGGCATGCCCGCAGAACCACTCGGACCCAATGGCTGA
- a CDS encoding MFS transporter: MPSAHWRIIALFFTHALAAGTIHTRIPDLQLLIGLSEGQLGLVLMGQPLGALSMFLFSSAIIERFGPRRMILWLLPGVVITAALATILLSPFALFALLALNGIGFSLTNIAMNVEADRIEAATSARVMNTCHGAWSAGFLITSLLGAGLRGLDVAPSIHLWGLAPLLIAMVFLVVLPMPNMPPRPHAGGTVRKLAWPTWATIGLVAFGLGAGLTEGASRAWSIIYLRDSFDVAPFIESLALPALLFAMAGGRLVADRFIDRFGPVRVARSLSGLAILGMLVIVTAPSAITALAGFLAVGVGICVLYPLMLSAAARLGDRPASQNVAATTLIFQLVNLGAPGLIGAVAQGLGVRMAFAMLIPLLLMTFAMAGRLHAKD, translated from the coding sequence ATGCCATCCGCCCATTGGCGCATCATTGCGCTCTTCTTCACCCATGCCCTGGCCGCCGGTACCATTCACACCCGCATCCCCGATCTGCAATTGCTCATCGGCCTGTCCGAAGGCCAATTGGGTCTGGTGCTGATGGGGCAGCCGCTGGGCGCCCTGTCCATGTTCCTGTTCTCCAGCGCTATCATCGAGCGCTTCGGGCCGCGACGTATGATCCTCTGGCTCTTGCCCGGCGTGGTCATTACCGCGGCCCTGGCCACCATATTGCTCAGCCCCTTTGCTCTGTTTGCCCTGCTCGCGCTCAACGGTATTGGCTTTTCGCTCACCAATATCGCCATGAATGTCGAGGCCGACCGCATCGAGGCGGCCACATCGGCTCGCGTCATGAATACCTGCCACGGCGCCTGGAGCGCGGGTTTCCTCATTACGTCCTTGCTTGGTGCTGGTCTGCGCGGTCTCGACGTCGCCCCATCCATTCACCTTTGGGGCTTGGCGCCGCTGCTGATCGCGATGGTCTTCCTGGTGGTTCTGCCCATGCCAAACATGCCGCCGCGCCCGCATGCCGGTGGCACGGTCCGCAAGCTGGCCTGGCCGACCTGGGCCACAATAGGCCTCGTGGCTTTTGGCTTGGGGGCAGGCCTGACCGAAGGCGCCTCCCGCGCCTGGTCGATCATCTATCTGCGCGACAGTTTCGATGTGGCCCCGTTTATCGAATCCCTGGCTTTGCCGGCGCTGCTATTCGCCATGGCCGGCGGCCGCCTGGTGGCCGATCGTTTCATCGACCGGTTCGGGCCAGTGCGTGTCGCCCGCAGCCTTTCGGGCCTCGCCATTTTGGGCATGCTGGTCATTGTCACGGCCCCATCGGCCATCACGGCTTTGGCCGGCTTTCTTGCGGTGGGCGTGGGCATTTGCGTGCTCTATCCGCTCATGCTCTCGGCCGCCGCCCGCCTCGGCGACCGACCCGCCAGTCAGAACGTGGCCGCCACCACGCTTATTTTCCAACTCGTCAATCTCGGTGCCCCAGGTCTCATCGGCGCGGTCGCCCAAGGGCTTGGCGTGCGCATGGCTTTTGCCATGTTGATCCCGCTCCTGCTCATGACCTTTGCCATGGCCGGGCGGCTACACGCTAAAGATTGA
- a CDS encoding peroxiredoxin, translating into MAILIGDTAPDFTLESTEGTIHFHDYIDGSWAVLFSHPKNFTPVCTTELGYTAKLKDEFAKRGVKVLGLSVDKLEDHAGWAKDIEETQGSALNFPLLADTQGEVARKYDMIHPNADNTLTVRSLFVIGPDKKVKLKIEYPASTGRNFDEILRVIDSLQLTAKHQVATPVNWKHGEDVIIVPAVTNEAAKDKFPGGWKELKPYLRIVPQPQG; encoded by the coding sequence ATGGCAATCCTGATCGGCGACACCGCCCCAGATTTCACCCTCGAATCCACCGAGGGCACCATCCACTTCCATGACTATATCGATGGGTCCTGGGCCGTCCTGTTCAGCCACCCCAAGAACTTTACGCCCGTCTGCACCACCGAACTGGGCTATACCGCCAAACTCAAGGACGAATTCGCCAAGCGCGGCGTCAAGGTTCTGGGTCTTTCGGTCGACAAGCTCGAAGACCATGCCGGCTGGGCCAAGGACATCGAAGAAACGCAAGGGTCGGCCCTCAATTTCCCGCTGCTGGCCGATACCCAGGGCGAAGTCGCGCGCAAATACGACATGATCCACCCCAATGCCGACAATACGCTGACCGTACGCTCGCTCTTCGTCATCGGGCCGGACAAGAAGGTCAAACTCAAGATCGAATATCCCGCCTCCACGGGCCGCAATTTCGATGAGATCCTGCGCGTCATCGACAGCCTGCAACTGACCGCCAAGCACCAGGTCGCCACTCCGGTCAACTGGAAGCATGGCGAGGACGTCATCATTGTCCCGGCCGTGACCAATGAGGCGGCCAAGGACAAATTCCCCGGCGGCTGGAAGGAACTCAAGCCCTATCTGCGTATCGTGCCCCAGCCGCAGGGCTGA
- a CDS encoding aldo/keto reductase, translating into MLRDEQNLVLTISHFKETFMQTNQLGRFGAVSRLTLGGGGIGQVWGPTSEEEAVATLHAAVDGGITLIDAAPGYKICEAMIGRAFAGQLPQGVRVTTKFSLGTVAPDQVYPKLRASLEESLKAMRLERVDMMLLHSEIRPDDFDYPPGQPPKDERSTALSLYRDAVRPAFAQLVREGLIGDWGITGINHAAATIEALSQEPLPAAVQAIANLLDSPGEMNGTGLEPRPRDVIAAARSAGVGVMGVRAVQAGALTRSLDRQDNSPTSRDFARAEPYRALCEQWGVDPALVAHRYALGINGVDTLVLGVKNRAELRQALQAERLGPLEPEQLEAIEALGLR; encoded by the coding sequence ATGCTGCGCGACGAACAGAACCTGGTCCTGACCATTTCACATTTCAAGGAGACATTCATGCAAACCAATCAATTGGGACGATTTGGTGCGGTCAGCCGGCTGACCCTTGGCGGGGGCGGTATTGGCCAGGTCTGGGGGCCGACCTCGGAAGAGGAGGCGGTAGCAACCCTGCATGCGGCAGTCGATGGCGGTATCACCCTGATCGACGCGGCACCGGGCTACAAGATCTGCGAGGCGATGATTGGCAGGGCCTTTGCCGGACAATTGCCGCAAGGGGTCCGGGTGACGACCAAGTTCAGCCTGGGCACGGTGGCACCCGACCAGGTTTATCCAAAGCTCAGGGCCTCGCTGGAAGAGAGCCTTAAAGCCATGCGGCTCGAACGGGTCGATATGATGCTGCTGCATTCGGAAATCCGCCCCGACGATTTCGACTATCCACCCGGGCAGCCACCCAAGGATGAGCGGTCGACGGCGCTGTCGCTCTATCGCGACGCGGTGCGGCCGGCCTTCGCGCAATTGGTGCGCGAAGGGCTGATCGGCGATTGGGGAATTACCGGCATCAACCATGCCGCGGCCACCATCGAGGCCCTGTCCCAGGAGCCTTTGCCGGCCGCGGTACAGGCCATTGCCAATCTGCTCGACAGCCCCGGCGAAATGAACGGCACCGGCCTTGAGCCGCGGCCGCGCGACGTCATCGCGGCAGCCCGCTCGGCAGGCGTTGGCGTGATGGGGGTGCGGGCGGTGCAGGCCGGCGCCTTGACGCGATCGCTCGACCGGCAGGACAATTCGCCCACCAGCCGCGATTTTGCCCGGGCTGAGCCCTATCGGGCCCTTTGCGAGCAATGGGGCGTTGACCCGGCGCTGGTGGCGCATCGCTATGCGCTGGGTATTAATGGCGTCGACACGCTGGTGCTGGGGGTCAAGAACCGCGCCGAATTGCGCCAGGCGCTGCAGGCGGAACGGCTTGGACCACTCGAACCCGAACAGCTCGAGGCCATTGAGGCGCTGGGCCTGCGCTGA
- a CDS encoding aldo/keto reductase, whose amino-acid sequence MITQRPFGRTNRKASAIGLGGWAIGGHFTLDGRNDGWGDVDDAQSIRALQIALDLGANLFDSADAYGTGHSERVLGAALKGRRDEAIIATKFGFTYDEAKRALLGIDVSPDYIDWANAQSLKRLGVEHIDLYQIHPGDLTEAEADAAAGALEKLAEAGRIGAWGWSTDNAEAARRMLVYPHFAAVQQELSVLHDGPDMLALCAEAGLASLNRSPLAMGLLSGKFNASTRLPGSDVRGAGHAWVRHFKDGVPTPEVLARLAALRDLLTSGGRTPAQGALGWILARSSHTFPIPGFKTEAQVRDNLGALEKGPLPAAVMAEIEAILGMEMQDA is encoded by the coding sequence ATGATCACACAACGCCCATTTGGACGCACCAATCGCAAAGCCAGTGCCATTGGCCTGGGCGGCTGGGCCATTGGTGGCCATTTTACCCTCGATGGCCGCAATGACGGCTGGGGCGATGTCGATGACGCCCAGTCGATCCGGGCCTTGCAGATTGCCCTGGACCTGGGCGCCAATCTCTTTGACAGCGCCGACGCCTATGGCACCGGCCACAGCGAACGCGTCCTGGGCGCGGCGCTCAAGGGGAGGCGTGATGAGGCCATCATCGCCACCAAGTTCGGCTTTACCTATGACGAGGCCAAACGGGCCCTGCTCGGCATCGATGTCAGCCCCGATTATATCGACTGGGCCAATGCCCAGTCGCTCAAGCGCCTGGGGGTCGAGCATATCGACCTTTACCAGATCCATCCGGGCGATTTGACCGAGGCCGAGGCGGACGCCGCGGCAGGGGCCCTGGAAAAGCTGGCCGAGGCCGGCCGCATCGGCGCCTGGGGCTGGAGCACGGACAACGCCGAGGCCGCGCGGCGCATGCTGGTCTATCCCCATTTCGCGGCCGTCCAACAGGAGCTCAGCGTGCTCCATGATGGGCCGGACATGCTGGCGCTTTGCGCGGAAGCAGGCTTGGCGAGCCTTAATCGCTCGCCGCTGGCCATGGGCCTGCTCTCGGGCAAGTTCAATGCCTCCACGCGCCTGCCGGGCAGCGATGTGCGCGGGGCGGGGCATGCCTGGGTCCGGCACTTCAAGGACGGCGTGCCGACGCCCGAGGTCCTGGCGCGGCTGGCGGCCCTGAGAGACCTATTGACCAGCGGCGGCCGCACCCCGGCGCAAGGGGCGCTGGGCTGGATATTGGCTAGGTCCTCCCACACCTTCCCCATTCCCGGCTTCAAGACCGAGGCGCAGGTACGTGACAATCTGGGCGCGCTGGAAAAAGGCCCGCTGCCGGCTGCGGTGATGGCGGAAATCGAGGCCATATTGGGCATGGAGATGCAGGATGCCTGA
- the rbfA gene encoding 30S ribosome-binding factor RbfA, with the protein MKKDHKPAGPSQRMLRVGELVRHALSALFARGDIEDEALAGAVVTVPEVRMTPDLKIANAYVMPLGGAHAEEIVAALNRHRKFIRGRVAPQIDLKFAPEIRFFVDETFEEAGRIDALLRSDRVRRDLDNDSDETSED; encoded by the coding sequence ATGAAAAAAGACCATAAGCCCGCTGGCCCGAGCCAGCGCATGCTGCGCGTCGGGGAACTGGTGCGTCATGCCCTTTCGGCGCTGTTTGCCCGGGGCGACATCGAAGACGAGGCCCTTGCAGGCGCGGTCGTGACCGTGCCCGAAGTGCGCATGACGCCGGACCTGAAGATTGCCAATGCCTATGTGATGCCGCTGGGCGGCGCGCATGCCGAGGAAATCGTGGCGGCGCTCAACCGGCATCGCAAATTCATCCGCGGCCGGGTGGCCCCGCAGATCGACCTTAAATTCGCCCCCGAAATCCGCTTCTTCGTGGATGAGACTTTCGAGGAGGCGGGCCGGATCGACGCCTTACTGCGCTCGGACCGGGTCCGGCGCGATCTCGACAACGACAGCGACGAAACCAGCGAAGACTGA